The Caballeronia sp. Lep1P3 genome segment GCGGAGGCATGCTCTATCTCCTCGATTCGCTCATCGATGTGGAAGGCGTGCGCCATGGCATGCTTGGGATGCTGCCCGGCAACGCATCGATGCAGCGGCGTCTCGCGCGTCTCGCGATGCAGCGGCTCGATTCATCGCACGGCCCGCTCATGGGTCACACGTTCCACTATTCCACGCTGGAAACGACGATGCAGCCGATGCTCATCGCCAGGCACGCGACCACGCATACCGAAGGCGAAGCGCTTTATCGGCAAGGCAAGATCACAGCCACTTATATGCACGCTTACTGGCCGTCGAATCCGGCGGCAGCCGCAGCCCTCTTTCGCGGCGAACCGCTATGACGATCATCGACCTCGCCTTCACCATCGAACGCGCAAAAGCGCAGCAACCTATCGGCTCGCCGTGCACCGGCGTATGCAAGCTCGATCCCGCGCACGGCCTGTGCGCGGGATGCTTCCGAAGCCGCGAAGAGATCAAGCAGTTCCGACAGATGGACGATGCCGCGAAGCTCGCGCTGCTCGATGCATTACCCGGCAGACAAGCCGCGACGTTGCGCTAGCGCGGGCCGCTCGACTTCACGCGCTGCCAGTGCGCCGAACAGAAGCCCGAGCGTCGTCCATACGATCACCTGAATGCCGACTGCCACGACGCGAAATTGCCACAGCAAAGACGCGGAGAAATCGGCGGGCACTTCATCGACGCGCGGCAACGCGATCTGCGCAACCGCTATCAATGCAACATATGAAGCGCCCGCGATGATCGTCGCGTTCCAGTTGCCGTGACGCGCATGCAACCGCCTTTGCAGCCATACGGCGAAGACCGCCGCCGCGACCGAAATCGCCAACATGCCAAAGAACAATGCGGTGCGCGGCCCGATGGTCTCGGGGTTCCCGATGGCGGGCGGATTAGGCGGATATTTGATGAGGGGCACGATGGCGACGCTCACGAAGCCCAACGTCGCGAGCAAGGCCGATGTGCCGCGTGCATGCAATGCGCCAAGCCGCCCATAGGCGAACGCAAAGACGAGTGAGAAGATGCCGCCAAGCGCGGTGCCGAATACCGCGACGCCGGTGAAAAGACCGAGTCCTGCCTGCGTATCGCGGCTCACGAGTTCTTCGTCGCCATCATGATCGTGCGCATTGGCCGCGCTTTTATCATCATCATGCGCGTGTTCGTGCTTTTCCTCGAACGCAATGGCGCGCGCAACGGCCGGCTCACCAAACGTCCTTGCAAAGCCGAATCCGAGCAGGCCCGCGACGAGTCCCGCGATCATGCCGCGTATGAGCAAACTGCGAATCATGGCGCGTCCTCAGTGGCAGGGAAAGCCGAGCAGATGCCGGCCATCGTGGACGAACTCGTGCACGTACATACCCGAGAAGATCGACGTGGCGCCTTGTTCCGCGCCGACGAAATAGATCGCGATCAGCAGAATGAGGCCGATAAACACGGCCCAGGGCAAGACTTCGCGCACCGGAATGGGAACCGGCGCATCGAGCGAAGGCGAAGCGGAAGCAGCGGAATAGACCGGCGCGTGAGAAGAAGCGTTCATTGAATTTCTCCAGGGGAAAAGCGCGTCCCGATAGACGAAGAGCTTGCAGCGGGGTCTGACTCGCGGGCCGTGTCATTGACGACGAACCGCTTACAGTGGCGCGACCGTGCCGGGTTTGCACCGGCTTCCTCGCATTGCAAGCTTGCCATTCTATGATGAATGCCGGCAAAGTACAGCAACGAAATCGCTCTATGCGAGTTTGCTTTGAAATTCATTCTGCTGTGCCACGCCGCCACGCATGCGATGAGAGCCGCGCGCTTTCCTTCTCCCGACGATGCCGTTGCACGCGA includes the following:
- a CDS encoding CbtA family protein encodes the protein MIRSLLIRGMIAGLVAGLLGFGFARTFGEPAVARAIAFEEKHEHAHDDDKSAANAHDHDGDEELVSRDTQAGLGLFTGVAVFGTALGGIFSLVFAFAYGRLGALHARGTSALLATLGFVSVAIVPLIKYPPNPPAIGNPETIGPRTALFFGMLAISVAAAVFAVWLQRRLHARHGNWNATIIAGASYVALIAVAQIALPRVDEVPADFSASLLWQFRVVAVGIQVIVWTTLGLLFGALAAREVERPALAQRRGLSAG
- a CDS encoding DUF1289 domain-containing protein; translation: MTIIDLAFTIERAKAQQPIGSPCTGVCKLDPAHGLCAGCFRSREEIKQFRQMDDAAKLALLDALPGRQAATLR
- a CDS encoding CbtB-domain containing protein, whose translation is MNASSHAPVYSAASASPSLDAPVPIPVREVLPWAVFIGLILLIAIYFVGAEQGATSIFSGMYVHEFVHDGRHLLGFPCH